A region of Ochrobactrum quorumnocens DNA encodes the following proteins:
- a CDS encoding L-fuconate dehydratase translates to MTKITDLRVFDLRFPTSQSLDGSDAMNPDPDYSAAYVILDTDDEALKGHGLTFTIGRGNDICCQAILAMRHLVVGVDLDVVRSAPGKFWRHLTSDSQLRWIGPEKGAMHLATGAVVNAFWDLLAKQSGKPVWRLVSELSAEEIADIVDYRYLTDVLTRDEAVEILRKAESGKAERIAKLEATGYPCYTTSAGWLGYDDDKLRRLCQEAIDEGFNHVKMKVGRDLEDDIRRLTIAREVIGPDRYLMIDANQVWEVDQAIEWVNKLAFSKPFFIEEPTSPDDVAGHRKIREAIGDVKVATGEMCQNRIMFKQFIAEGAIDIVQIDSCRMGGLNEVLAVLLIAAKYNKPVWPHAGGVGLCEYVQHLSMIDYVAVSGTMDGRVIEYVDHLHEHFIEPCIIKDAAYMPPSLPGFSIEMKPQSITEYTFKG, encoded by the coding sequence ATGACCAAAATTACTGATCTGCGCGTTTTTGATCTGCGCTTCCCGACTTCGCAAAGTCTGGACGGTTCTGACGCGATGAACCCGGACCCGGACTACTCGGCAGCCTATGTCATCCTAGATACGGATGACGAGGCTCTGAAGGGCCATGGCCTCACCTTTACTATCGGTCGCGGCAATGACATCTGCTGTCAGGCTATTCTTGCGATGCGCCATCTGGTGGTCGGCGTCGATCTCGACGTTGTCCGCTCCGCACCCGGCAAGTTCTGGCGCCATCTGACAAGCGACAGCCAGCTGCGCTGGATCGGCCCTGAAAAAGGTGCGATGCATCTGGCAACCGGTGCTGTCGTCAATGCTTTCTGGGATCTTCTGGCAAAGCAGTCCGGCAAGCCGGTCTGGCGTCTGGTGTCGGAACTCTCAGCAGAGGAAATCGCCGACATCGTCGACTACCGCTATCTAACCGACGTGCTCACCCGCGACGAAGCCGTTGAAATTCTGCGCAAAGCAGAAAGCGGCAAGGCGGAGCGTATCGCGAAGCTCGAAGCGACTGGCTATCCTTGCTACACGACTTCGGCAGGCTGGCTCGGCTACGACGACGATAAGCTGCGCCGTCTTTGTCAGGAAGCCATCGACGAAGGCTTCAATCATGTGAAGATGAAGGTCGGCCGTGATCTTGAAGACGATATTCGTCGTCTTACCATCGCACGTGAAGTCATCGGTCCAGACCGTTATCTGATGATCGACGCCAATCAGGTGTGGGAAGTCGATCAGGCGATTGAGTGGGTCAACAAGCTTGCTTTCTCAAAGCCGTTCTTCATCGAAGAGCCGACCAGCCCGGATGATGTTGCAGGTCATCGCAAGATCCGCGAAGCTATTGGCGACGTGAAGGTAGCGACCGGCGAAATGTGCCAGAACCGCATCATGTTCAAGCAGTTCATCGCAGAAGGCGCCATCGACATCGTTCAGATCGATTCATGCCGCATGGGTGGTCTGAATGAAGTTCTGGCCGTGCTGCTGATTGCTGCCAAGTACAACAAGCCGGTCTGGCCACATGCAGGTGGTGTTGGTCTGTGCGAATATGTGCAGCATCTTTCGATGATCGATTATGTTGCCGTTTCAGGCACTATGGACGGTCGCGTGATCGAATATGTCGATCATCTGCACGAGCACTTCATTGAGCCATGCATCATCAAGGATGCGGCCTATATGCCGCCATCGCTGCCGGGCTTCTCCATCGAAATGAAGCCGCAGTCGATTACGGAATACACCTTCAAGGGTTGA
- a CDS encoding DMT family transporter yields MIWTLFGILSGACIAIQAPINAALARGLGSPVTAAAISFLSGAVILGIIAAITARATGAMPAFNVPSGWLFVAGGALGCIYVTTSVLLTPRIGAAAVMGLAVAGQLVAGLAADRIGFMGVAVREITAGRVAGAVLLLTGALMIRFL; encoded by the coding sequence ATGATCTGGACCTTGTTCGGCATTCTTTCGGGTGCCTGTATCGCCATTCAGGCTCCCATCAATGCGGCGCTCGCGCGCGGACTTGGTTCTCCGGTCACCGCAGCAGCGATTTCCTTTCTGTCAGGCGCAGTCATTCTTGGCATAATCGCAGCCATAACCGCACGAGCAACAGGCGCGATGCCAGCGTTCAACGTGCCTTCTGGCTGGCTGTTTGTGGCTGGCGGTGCGCTTGGCTGTATTTATGTGACCACGTCTGTATTGCTTACACCACGCATCGGTGCTGCGGCCGTGATGGGGCTTGCCGTCGCCGGGCAATTGGTGGCGGGACTTGCCGCAGATCGTATCGGTTTCATGGGGGTAGCAGTACGCGAAATCACTGCAGGGCGCGTAGCCGGAGCCGTGTTATTGCTGACCGGCGCTTTGATGATCCGCTTTCTCTAG
- a CDS encoding sensor domain-containing diguanylate cyclase produces MLLHDKHRLAVLTSYNTIEMGQDRTLDALCNLVLSTFGVPMAAVSLVDERVTHHIGMAGCVFGDVANENTFCSRAIESTDPFLIEDATSDDRFATNPFVKDAPGIRFYLGAPLIAPDGSTLGAICALDTKVRQCTSEEKIKLISLASTAVEILSMRRYMREARKLALVDGLTGIANRTGIELEIEKAILALRNHDLPFSLLYFDVDRFKQVNDECGHTAGDELLRLIGEVLAGRNRPDEVSARPGGDEFIVLRLGGTRVSDLAEAQQIKALLDDAVSRASFPVSFSMGLVSFTAAPKDVTAALYAADALLYDAKRRGKNLISAGEQK; encoded by the coding sequence CAATCTGGTTCTATCGACGTTTGGTGTGCCCATGGCAGCGGTGTCGCTTGTCGATGAGCGTGTGACGCATCATATCGGCATGGCTGGCTGCGTGTTCGGTGATGTAGCCAATGAAAACACGTTCTGCTCCCGCGCAATCGAGAGTACTGATCCTTTTCTGATAGAAGATGCCACTTCCGATGATCGTTTTGCCACGAATCCTTTCGTGAAAGATGCGCCGGGGATTCGATTTTATCTTGGTGCTCCACTGATCGCGCCCGATGGCTCTACACTTGGCGCAATCTGTGCTCTGGATACCAAAGTCAGACAATGCACTTCTGAGGAAAAGATAAAGCTCATCAGTCTCGCCAGCACTGCTGTCGAGATTCTGAGCATGCGTCGCTACATGCGCGAAGCGCGTAAATTGGCGCTTGTCGATGGATTGACCGGCATTGCCAATCGTACTGGCATCGAGTTGGAAATCGAAAAGGCAATCCTTGCACTTCGCAATCACGACCTACCCTTTTCGCTGCTTTACTTCGATGTCGACCGGTTCAAGCAGGTCAATGACGAGTGTGGCCACACCGCAGGAGACGAATTGTTGCGGTTGATCGGCGAAGTGCTGGCCGGGCGCAATCGTCCTGACGAGGTCAGCGCACGTCCTGGCGGCGATGAATTCATCGTGCTACGCCTCGGCGGTACAAGAGTAAGCGATCTCGCTGAAGCCCAGCAGATCAAGGCTCTTCTGGATGATGCCGTTTCCCGCGCAAGTTTCCCTGTCAGCTTCTCGATGGGCCTTGTGAGCTTCACTGCGGCTCCTAAAGATGTTACGGCAGCTCTCTATGCGGCTGATGCACTGCTATATGACGCCAAGCGGCGCGGTAAAAACCTGATCTCGGCCGGCGAACAGAAATAA